GTTACATTATTTATCCTAGGTATAGCATTGATAGCTAATATAGAAAATTTTGTTGAGGGAGTTTAATTATGCCAAATAATATTGAGTATCACAAATATGATATTGTGATTCTTGGCGCTGGAGGAGCTGGTTTAAATGCAGCTCAAGTTGCATCAAAACATGTTAAAACAGCTGTTATATCAGAAGTATACCCAACAAGAAGTCATACTATATCTGCACAAGGAGGCATTTGTGCTGCCCTTGGGAATCTAGAAGAAGACCACTGGATTTGGCATATGTATGATACAGTAAAAGGTGGAGATTATTTAGGTGATCAAGATCTTGCAGAGATAATGTGTAAGCAAGCACCTGAAAGAATAATAGAGCTAGAACATTTAGGCGTTCCCTTTAGCAGGACAGCCGATGGAAAAATTGCGCAAAGACCTTTTGGTGGTCATACAGCAGAGTTTGGTAAAAGGCCTGTAAAAAGAGCTTGTTATGCCGCAGACAGAACAGGACATGCAGTTTTGCAAACACTTTATGAGAAATCGATAGAGCAAGGGACCCATTTCTATAATGAATTTTATGCTTTACAACTGCTTACTAATAATGGTGTTGTAAACGGTCTACTTTGCTATGATATACAAAACAGTGGACTACATCTATTCCATGCAAAAGCAATAGTTTTTGCTACAGGAGGTATGGGACGTATATATAAAACTACATCTAATGCTCATATAAATACAGGTGATGGCTTAGCTTTGGCTTTAAGAGCAGGCTTCCCCTGGGATGATGCAGAATTTCCGCAATTTCATCCCACTGGTGTATATGGCGCAGGTAATTTAATATCTGAAGCAGTTAGAGGTGAAGGGGGCTATCTATTAAACTCAGAAGGTGAAAGATTTATGGAGCGATATGCCCCTACTATAAAAGACCTTGCTCCAAGGGATATATGTTCAAGATGTATCTATACTGAAATAAAAGAAGGTAGAGGTTGTGGTCCAAATAAGGATTATGTACTATTAAAGGTTGATCATGTAGGCGCTGATGTAATTTTAGAAAAATTACCTGGAATACACGAAATTGCACTTATTTTTGCAAATGTTGATTGCACAAAAGAACCAATACCCGTTGCACCAACATGCCACTACCAAAATGGCGGTATACCTACTGATCCTTTTGCTCGTGTAATCGCAGGAG
This sequence is a window from Deferribacterota bacterium. Protein-coding genes within it:
- the sdhA gene encoding succinate dehydrogenase flavoprotein subunit produces the protein MPNNIEYHKYDIVILGAGGAGLNAAQVASKHVKTAVISEVYPTRSHTISAQGGICAALGNLEEDHWIWHMYDTVKGGDYLGDQDLAEIMCKQAPERIIELEHLGVPFSRTADGKIAQRPFGGHTAEFGKRPVKRACYAADRTGHAVLQTLYEKSIEQGTHFYNEFYALQLLTNNGVVNGLLCYDIQNSGLHLFHAKAIVFATGGMGRIYKTTSNAHINTGDGLALALRAGFPWDDAEFPQFHPTGVYGAGNLISEAVRGEGGYLLNSEGERFMERYAPTIKDLAPRDICSRCIYTEIKEGRGCGPNKDYVLLKVDHVGADVILEKLPGIHEIALIFANVDCTKEPIPVAPTCHYQNGGIPTDPFARVIAGVKDGKEVLAPGFFAAGEIAGCVHGANRLGTNSLLDFVVFGRIAGEEAVRWAQNNNYLDIDKNSYSFGEKLLYNFANASGEYTFGQIYEELTNIMQDNVSVFRSEKTLKEALKALDKLDEKMQNFRVSDKSTVYNLELIEALELNNMILISKATAHAALNRKESRGAHYRDDYPKRDDKNYLKHTEVLLENDLKTFKIDFRPVRLKPLTVDPFPPKERVY